The Streptomyces laurentii genome contains a region encoding:
- a CDS encoding arginine repressor (Arginine repressor, C-terminal domain; pfam02863;~Arginine repressor, DNA binding domain; pfam01316;~arginine repressor [Streptomyces sp. C];~arginine repressor; Provisional;~identified by MetaGeneAnnotator; putative), which produces MSDAQAHEHGESPRTESGAGPAVPQTRTARHRRIVDILNRQPVRSQSQLAKLLADDGLSVTQATLSRDLDELGAVKIRNTGGELIYAVPSEGGFRTPQAPLGESAKEERMRRLSGELLISAEASANLVVLRTPPGAAQFLASAIDQAELHAILGTIAGDDTLLLISRDPAGGQALADHLLRLAQKES; this is translated from the coding sequence ATGAGCGACGCGCAGGCACACGAGCACGGGGAGTCCCCCCGGACGGAGTCCGGGGCCGGGCCCGCTGTCCCGCAGACCCGCACCGCCCGCCACCGCAGGATCGTCGACATCCTCAACCGGCAGCCGGTGCGCTCCCAGAGCCAGCTGGCCAAGCTCCTCGCGGACGACGGGCTGAGCGTCACCCAGGCGACGCTCTCCCGCGACCTCGACGAGCTCGGCGCGGTGAAGATCCGCAACACCGGCGGCGAGCTGATCTACGCGGTGCCCAGCGAGGGCGGTTTCCGCACCCCGCAGGCCCCGCTCGGCGAGTCCGCCAAGGAGGAGCGGATGCGCCGCCTCTCCGGCGAACTGCTCATCTCCGCCGAGGCGTCCGCCAACCTGGTGGTGCTCCGTACGCCGCCGGGCGCCGCCCAGTTCCTCGCGTCGGCCATCGACCAGGCCGAACTCCACGCGATCCTCGGTACGATCGCGGGCGACGACACACTGCTGCTCATCTCCCGCGACCCGGCCGGCGGCCAGGCGCTCGCCGACCACCTGCTGCGCCTCGCGCAGAAGGAAAGCTGA
- a CDS encoding hypothetical protein (identified by MetaGeneAnnotator; putative;~sequence version:1), with translation MTGEETPRDAVLRGLAHGRRLTDVVDVWSPEGWLEVDRRVRDAYRFGEPGLPRHDWLTATGPGTPEPADGRLLLALCTSDGRIREAALAHAAGRPVFLPLIALRTTDWAGPVRARARAVLAAELPGAEAGTLRLAVPVILRGRRRERGDAAFRMLEKTLATAPPEVIHALSGVRDRATRLFALDVALDRGLYTLEKLAEIAADDIHVEIRDRASAAVLAAGAPGESLGPLLASTCGRVRSAGVTALRKTGRAAEAEAFLFDRSGLVRACARWVLRQDGRDPVPLYRAACADPATVPDHAPFGLAECGDRATDLPALWALTAHERPRVRASAVAGLRRFDVADLARLFPLLDDPSPRVAWEATRTLRAWADRLPEAELLRRTGPGHPAHVRARALRLLGAADSAAYEETAGRLAEDPDPELRLRLRYLRARPRTSS, from the coding sequence ATGACTGGCGAGGAGACGCCGCGCGACGCGGTGCTGCGAGGGCTCGCGCACGGGCGCCGGCTCACCGACGTGGTCGATGTGTGGAGCCCCGAGGGGTGGCTCGAAGTGGACCGGCGGGTCCGGGACGCCTACCGCTTCGGCGAGCCGGGGCTCCCCCGGCACGACTGGCTCACGGCGACCGGGCCGGGCACCCCGGAGCCCGCCGACGGGCGCCTGCTGCTCGCCCTGTGCACCAGTGACGGCCGGATCCGCGAGGCCGCCCTCGCGCACGCCGCCGGCCGCCCGGTGTTCCTTCCGCTGATCGCGCTCCGTACGACCGACTGGGCCGGGCCGGTACGCGCGCGGGCGCGCGCCGTCCTCGCCGCCGAGCTTCCGGGGGCGGAGGCCGGCACCCTGCGCCTCGCCGTGCCGGTGATCCTGCGGGGCCGGCGCCGCGAGCGCGGCGACGCGGCGTTCCGGATGCTGGAAAAGACGCTGGCCACCGCCCCGCCCGAGGTGATCCACGCCCTGTCCGGGGTCCGGGACCGGGCCACCCGGCTGTTCGCCCTGGACGTCGCGCTCGATCGCGGGCTGTACACACTCGAAAAGCTGGCCGAGATCGCCGCGGACGACATCCACGTGGAGATACGGGACCGGGCCTCGGCGGCCGTGCTCGCGGCGGGCGCGCCGGGCGAGTCCCTGGGGCCGCTGCTCGCTTCCACCTGCGGCCGGGTGCGCTCGGCCGGGGTGACCGCGCTGCGGAAGACGGGCCGGGCCGCCGAGGCGGAGGCCTTCCTCTTCGACCGGTCGGGCCTGGTGCGGGCCTGCGCCCGCTGGGTGCTGCGGCAGGACGGCCGGGACCCGGTGCCGCTGTACCGGGCGGCCTGCGCGGACCCGGCGACGGTGCCCGACCACGCGCCGTTCGGGCTCGCCGAGTGCGGCGACCGGGCGACGGACCTGCCGGCGCTGTGGGCGCTGACCGCACACGAGCGGCCGCGGGTGCGCGCCTCGGCCGTCGCGGGCCTGCGCCGGTTCGACGTCGCGGACCTCGCCCGGCTGTTCCCGCTCCTCGACGACCCGTCGCCCCGCGTCGCCTGGGAGGCGACCCGGACGCTGCGCGCGTGGGCCGACCGGCTGCCCGAGGCCGAGCTGCTGCGCCGCACCGGGCCGGGGCATCCGGCGCACGTCCGGGCACGGGCGCTGCGGCTGCTGGGCGCCGCGGACTCGGCGGCGTACGAGGAGACGGCCGGACGGCTGGCCGAGGACCCCGACCCGGAGCTGCGCCTGCGGCTCCGGTACCTCCGCGCACGTCCCCGTACGTCCTCATAA
- a CDS encoding argininosuccinate synthase (ANP binding site [chemical binding];~Argininosuccinate synthase. The Argininosuccinate synthase isa urea cycle enzyme that catalyzes the penultimate step in arginine biosynthesis: the ATP-dependent ligation of citrulline to aspartate to form argininosuccinate, AMP and pyrophosphate . In...; cd01999;~Substrate Binding Site I [chemical binding];~Substrate Binding Site II [chemical binding];~argininosuccinate synthase [Mycobacterium smegmatis str. MC2155];~argininosuccinate synthase; Provisional;~identified by MetaGeneAnnotator; putative) yields the protein MTERVVLAYSGGLDTSVAIGWIAEETGAEVIAVAVDVGQGGEDLDVIRKRALACGAVEAEVADAKDEFADEYCLPAIKANALYMDRYPLVSALSRPTIVKHLVAAADKHGASIVAHGCTGKGNDQVRFEAGIQALGPDLKCIAPVRDYAMTRDKAIAFAEKADLPIATSKKSPYSIDQNVFGRAIETGFLEDIWNAPIEDIYEYTANPAVAREADEVVISFKEGVPVAIDGKPVTVLQAIQQLNERAGAQGIGRIDMVEDRLVGIKSREVYEAPGAIALITAHQELENVTVERELARYKRQVEQRWGELVYDGQWFSPLKRALDGFINEANQHVTGDIRMTLHGGRAVVTGRKSAESLYDFNLATYDTGDTFDQSKAQGFIDIFALSSKIAAKRDLG from the coding sequence GTGACCGAGCGCGTCGTACTCGCCTACTCGGGCGGCCTGGACACCTCCGTCGCCATCGGCTGGATCGCCGAGGAGACGGGTGCCGAGGTCATCGCCGTCGCCGTGGACGTCGGCCAGGGCGGCGAGGACCTGGACGTCATCCGCAAGCGCGCGCTCGCCTGCGGTGCGGTCGAGGCCGAGGTCGCGGACGCCAAGGACGAGTTCGCCGACGAGTACTGCCTCCCGGCGATCAAGGCCAACGCCCTCTACATGGACCGCTACCCGCTGGTCTCGGCGCTCTCCCGGCCCACCATCGTCAAGCACCTCGTCGCCGCCGCCGACAAGCACGGCGCCTCGATCGTCGCCCACGGCTGCACCGGCAAGGGCAACGACCAGGTGCGGTTCGAGGCCGGCATCCAGGCCCTCGGCCCGGACCTCAAGTGCATCGCCCCGGTCCGTGACTACGCCATGACCCGTGACAAGGCCATCGCCTTCGCGGAGAAGGCGGACCTGCCGATCGCGACGTCGAAGAAGTCCCCGTACTCCATCGACCAGAACGTCTTCGGCCGGGCCATCGAGACCGGCTTCCTCGAGGACATCTGGAACGCGCCGATCGAGGACATCTACGAGTACACGGCCAACCCGGCCGTCGCCCGTGAGGCCGACGAGGTCGTCATCTCCTTCAAGGAGGGCGTCCCGGTCGCCATCGACGGCAAGCCCGTCACCGTCCTGCAGGCCATCCAGCAGCTCAACGAGCGGGCCGGCGCCCAGGGCATCGGCCGGATCGACATGGTCGAGGACCGGCTCGTGGGCATCAAGTCCCGTGAGGTCTACGAGGCTCCCGGCGCGATCGCCCTGATCACCGCCCACCAGGAGCTGGAGAACGTCACCGTCGAGCGTGAGCTGGCCCGCTACAAGCGGCAGGTCGAGCAGCGCTGGGGCGAGCTGGTCTACGACGGCCAGTGGTTCTCGCCGCTCAAGCGGGCCCTGGACGGCTTCATCAACGAGGCCAACCAGCACGTCACCGGCGACATCCGGATGACCCTGCACGGCGGCCGCGCCGTCGTCACCGGCCGGAAGTCCGCGGAGTCGCTCTACGACTTCAACCTCGCCACCTACGACACCGGCGACACCTTCGACCAGTCGAAGGCCCAGGGCTTCATCGACATCTTCGCGCTCTCGTCGAAGATCGCCGCGAAGCGTGACCTCGGCTGA
- a CDS encoding pyridoxamine 5'-phosphate oxidase-like protein (PFAM: pyridoxamine 5'-phosphate oxidase-related FMN-binding; KEGG: sco:SCO1571 hypothetical protein;~Pyridoxamine 5'-phosphate oxidase; pfam01243;~identified by MetaGeneAnnotator; putative;~pyridoxamine 5'-phosphate oxidase-like protein [Micromonospora aurantiaca ATCC27029]), translating into MGKTYERIDGRLRAFIEAQPVFFTATAPLAGDGTVNLSPKGLAGSFAVLDEQTVAYLDFAGSNAETVAHLRENGRITLMWCAFQGPPNIVRVHGRGEPVFRDDARWAELIGHFGGIDPEPHGLRAIIVVRAELVRDTCGYGVPFMSYDAERDLHERRFAREDDASLSTYFAGKEHIASSIDGLPGLPLPLPPLPRTGQ; encoded by the coding sequence ATGGGTAAAACGTATGAACGAATCGACGGGCGGCTGCGCGCATTCATCGAGGCCCAGCCGGTGTTCTTCACCGCGACCGCCCCGCTGGCCGGGGACGGGACGGTCAACCTCTCCCCCAAGGGACTCGCCGGGTCCTTCGCCGTCCTCGACGAACAGACCGTCGCCTATCTGGACTTCGCCGGATCCAACGCCGAGACCGTGGCCCATCTGCGGGAGAACGGGCGCATCACCCTCATGTGGTGCGCCTTCCAGGGGCCGCCCAACATCGTGCGGGTCCACGGGCGCGGCGAGCCGGTGTTCCGGGACGACGCGCGGTGGGCGGAGCTGATCGGGCACTTCGGCGGTATCGACCCGGAGCCGCACGGACTGCGGGCGATCATCGTGGTGCGCGCCGAACTCGTGCGGGACACCTGCGGGTACGGCGTGCCCTTCATGTCGTACGACGCGGAGCGCGATCTGCACGAGCGGCGCTTCGCCCGGGAGGACGACGCCTCGCTGAGCACGTACTTCGCGGGCAAGGAGCACATCGCGTCCAGCATCGACGGGCTCCCCGGTCTGCCCCTGCCGCTGCCGCCGCTCCCCCGTACGGGGCAATAG
- a CDS encoding hypothetical protein (Secreted protein [Streptomyces fulvissimus DSM40593];~Uncharacterized protein conserved in bacteria [Function unknown];~identified by MetaGeneAnnotator; putative) gives MRTLLALGAVLCSLAQGPVAEATQAPLPARMADTGGGTQLITAEAADTRATTGTLTWWDRRDGRWVRAGSAPARFGAKGLAEGATRRQGTNTTPTGLFRLPYAFGIAPAPAGTAYRYARVTDRSWWCQDNASRAYNRWVEGLPPDCRAAEAERLTAYRTQYAHALVVGFNYDRPVRGRGAGIFLHVNGRGATAGCVSVPAEAMRRILRWADPDRRPRLAVGTRGGPTAITRY, from the coding sequence ATGCGTACCCTTCTCGCGCTCGGCGCGGTGCTCTGCTCGCTCGCCCAGGGGCCGGTGGCCGAAGCGACCCAGGCCCCGCTCCCCGCGCGGATGGCGGACACCGGCGGCGGGACGCAGCTGATCACCGCCGAGGCCGCCGACACCCGGGCCACCACGGGCACGCTCACCTGGTGGGACCGGCGCGACGGGCGGTGGGTACGGGCCGGTTCGGCGCCCGCGCGGTTCGGGGCGAAGGGGCTCGCGGAGGGGGCCACGCGCCGGCAGGGCACGAACACCACGCCGACCGGGCTCTTCCGGCTCCCGTACGCCTTCGGCATCGCGCCCGCGCCGGCCGGGACGGCGTACCGCTACGCCCGGGTGACCGACCGCTCCTGGTGGTGCCAGGACAACGCGTCCCGCGCGTACAACCGCTGGGTGGAGGGCCTGCCACCGGACTGCCGGGCGGCCGAGGCCGAGCGTCTGACCGCGTACCGGACGCAGTACGCCCACGCCCTGGTCGTCGGCTTCAACTACGACCGGCCGGTGCGCGGGCGCGGCGCCGGGATCTTCCTGCATGTGAACGGGCGCGGGGCGACGGCCGGCTGTGTGTCCGTACCGGCGGAGGCGATGCGCCGGATCCTGCGCTGGGCGGATCCGGACCGCCGGCCGCGTCTCGCCGTCGGCACGCGGGGCGGTCCGACGGCGATCACCCGGTATTAG